One Deltaproteobacteria bacterium DNA window includes the following coding sequences:
- the eda gene encoding bifunctional 4-hydroxy-2-oxoglutarate aldolase/2-dehydro-3-deoxy-phosphogluconate aldolase, whose product MKEVLAKIIEEGVVPVIRVSSAAEAFEVAKAIKEGGITVIEVTMTVPGAMDVIKEVSQKFGQEVLLGAGTILDPETARMAFLNGARFLVTPTLNLDVIRMSNRYSAVVIPGALTPTEILTAWEAGADLVKVFPIAQVGGPAYIRAIQGPLPHIPLVPTGGVNLQNAGEFIKAGAAAIAAGGELVDKKAVAEKKYSVIVENAQKFLAEVKKARGLG is encoded by the coding sequence ATGAAAGAAGTTCTGGCGAAAATTATAGAAGAAGGGGTCGTTCCGGTTATCCGAGTCTCTTCGGCTGCGGAAGCTTTTGAGGTAGCCAAGGCCATCAAAGAAGGGGGTATTACGGTTATTGAGGTGACCATGACCGTTCCTGGGGCCATGGATGTGATCAAAGAAGTCAGTCAGAAATTTGGCCAGGAAGTCTTGTTGGGGGCCGGCACAATCCTCGACCCGGAAACCGCGCGGATGGCGTTCCTCAACGGCGCCAGGTTTTTAGTGACGCCGACTCTGAATTTGGATGTAATCAGGATGTCCAACCGTTACAGTGCTGTCGTAATCCCCGGCGCCTTGACCCCCACGGAGATCCTTACGGCTTGGGAGGCTGGGGCAGATTTAGTCAAAGTTTTTCCCATCGCCCAGGTTGGAGGCCCTGCCTACATCCGGGCCATTCAAGGCCCACTGCCCCATATCCCCCTCGTCCCTACCGGCGGAGTAAATCTGCAGAATGCCGGGGAGTTTATCAAAGCGGGAGCTGCAGCCATTGCCGCCGGCGGGGAACTGGTGGATAAAAAGGCCGTGGCCGAGAAAAAATATTCCGTGATCGTGGAAAATGCCCAAAAGTTCCTGGCCGAGGTGAAAAAAGCTCGGGGCTTGGGGTGA
- the amrS gene encoding AmmeMemoRadiSam system radical SAM enzyme has product MKEAMLYQKMPEQKVHCHLCNHYCQIADGHRGICGVRENRGGTLYTLVYCQLISRNVDPIEKKPMFHFAPGTRSFSIATVGCNFRCDFCQNYEISQMPRDQKRIMGEKISPEEIVALAKKTGCRTIAYTYTEPTIYFEYAYDIAQLATREGLKNIFVTNGYMTEEALRTIHPHLHGANVDLKSFQEEFYQKRCGAKLQGVLHSLKVMKTLGVWVEITTLIIPGLNDTEEELQNIARFIFSLGKETPWHISRFHPVYKMLDRSPTSMRILERARTIGLESGLRYVYTGNVPGDIGEDTFCYHCGKLLVDRLGFQILKYRVQGNKCYSCGSTIDGVDLEKGSSGQGS; this is encoded by the coding sequence ATGAAAGAAGCCATGCTTTACCAGAAAATGCCCGAGCAGAAAGTCCATTGCCACCTCTGTAACCACTATTGCCAAATCGCAGATGGCCACCGCGGAATTTGTGGCGTGCGGGAGAATCGAGGGGGAACCCTTTACACCTTAGTTTATTGCCAGCTGATCTCCCGCAATGTGGACCCGATCGAAAAGAAACCCATGTTTCACTTTGCCCCCGGGACAAGATCTTTCTCCATCGCCACCGTGGGTTGTAACTTTCGTTGCGACTTCTGCCAGAACTATGAAATTTCCCAGATGCCCAGGGACCAGAAGCGAATTATGGGGGAAAAAATAAGCCCGGAAGAAATTGTGGCTTTGGCGAAAAAAACGGGCTGCCGGACCATTGCTTATACCTACACCGAGCCGACTATTTATTTCGAATATGCTTATGACATTGCCCAGCTCGCCACTCGGGAGGGCTTGAAGAACATTTTTGTAACCAACGGTTACATGACCGAAGAGGCTTTACGGACGATTCACCCCCACCTCCATGGAGCCAATGTAGATTTGAAATCTTTCCAGGAAGAGTTCTATCAGAAGCGTTGCGGCGCCAAACTCCAAGGGGTTCTCCATTCCCTGAAGGTGATGAAAACTTTGGGGGTCTGGGTAGAGATCACCACCCTTATTATTCCCGGTCTCAACGACACGGAAGAAGAACTGCAGAACATCGCCCGTTTCATTTTCTCTTTAGGTAAAGAAACCCCCTGGCACATCAGCCGCTTTCACCCCGTGTATAAGATGCTCGACCGCTCACCGACCTCCATGCGAATTCTTGAACGTGCCCGAACAATCGGGCTGGAGAGTGGATTGCGTTATGTTTATACGGGAAACGTTCCAGGGGATATAGGGGAAGATACTTTCTGTTACCATTGCGGTAAGCTCCTGGTGGACCGCTTGGGATTTCAGATCCTCAAATACCGGGTGCAAGGAAACAAATGTTATAGCTGTGGCTCGACGATCGATGGAGTGGATCTGGAAAAGGGTTCCAGCGGCCAAGGGTCCTAG
- a CDS encoding tripartite tricarboxylate transporter substrate binding protein, which yields MEKNRWKLYVFILIMAMSFIYVPFLSAIEKPKNYPERAIEFVVGYGAGGGSDLLARAITAEAKKILKVSLPIINKPGAGGVVALEYIQNQPADGYTVWAGSTTVLLTGGLVGMTKYQYTDFSPVIRAQHDVMLMVVPSGSRFKNIQDVITDAKTRPGQQTWGVVGTAQGYQAYIADSFASIVGITPKIVPFDSAGRQQASILGGHIDVMLDEPATVIGLAEGKKVRPLLSFSKDRIRPFPNLPTIGEMGARDFPGIYRGIVVKKGTPPEIVRYLAEVFTAAYKSPGYQKYEAESFLDLRKGFMGPEEFEAFFKEDAEEVTKFLKRTGVYQIRK from the coding sequence ATGGAAAAGAATCGGTGGAAGCTGTATGTCTTCATCCTCATCATGGCAATGTCTTTCATCTATGTTCCGTTCCTATCGGCCATCGAGAAGCCCAAAAATTACCCGGAACGGGCGATTGAATTCGTGGTGGGATATGGCGCCGGAGGAGGGAGCGACCTTTTAGCCCGGGCCATCACAGCAGAAGCCAAAAAGATTTTGAAGGTTTCCCTCCCCATTATCAACAAACCCGGGGCAGGTGGCGTTGTGGCTCTGGAATACATCCAAAATCAGCCGGCGGACGGTTATACGGTATGGGCGGGTTCTACTACAGTTCTATTAACGGGGGGGCTGGTAGGAATGACCAAATACCAATACACCGACTTTTCCCCGGTTATACGTGCTCAGCACGATGTCATGCTGATGGTGGTTCCTTCCGGAAGCCGTTTTAAAAATATCCAGGATGTGATCACTGACGCCAAGACCCGCCCGGGCCAGCAGACCTGGGGGGTCGTGGGAACGGCCCAGGGGTACCAGGCCTATATTGCCGACAGCTTTGCCAGTATCGTCGGTATTACCCCTAAAATTGTTCCTTTCGATTCGGCGGGAAGGCAGCAGGCCTCCATTCTGGGGGGGCATATCGATGTAATGCTGGACGAACCGGCCACGGTCATCGGCCTGGCCGAGGGCAAAAAGGTCCGCCCCCTTCTCTCTTTCTCCAAAGACCGAATTCGTCCATTTCCCAACTTGCCCACCATCGGGGAGATGGGCGCTAGGGATTTTCCGGGAATTTACCGGGGAATCGTGGTCAAAAAGGGGACCCCGCCGGAAATTGTACGCTACCTGGCCGAGGTCTTCACCGCAGCCTATAAATCCCCGGGTTATCAAAAATACGAAGCCGAGAGTTTTCTCGATTTAAGAAAAGGGTTCATGGGGCCTGAAGAGTTTGAGGCCTTCTTCAAGGAAGATGCCGAAGAAGTGACGAAGTTCTTGAAACGCACGGGAGTCTACCAGATCAGAAAGTAA
- the tatC gene encoding twin-arginine translocase subunit TatC: MDRNKVFDKLEGLRGALIRIFLIILGLSVVSYFFWKEALFLLQKPLGLPLIMYALPEAFLTSLRLAFFMGIFLAAPFIFQGLWGAFSPLFSFNSRTYSLAIVLSATTLFFSGAFFCYFFVLPVGINFLVTYGSENLQPMIGLSKYMTFAIGLILAFGLVFELPLIMLILGKVGLINYQVLAKNRKYALLINSILSAILTPTPDAYSMLLMMAPIQILYELSIWLVKIFGKKKVLEPEVS; this comes from the coding sequence ATGGACAGGAACAAGGTCTTCGACAAGCTCGAAGGTCTCCGGGGTGCTTTAATTCGCATATTCCTCATCATCCTCGGCCTTTCGGTCGTTTCCTATTTTTTCTGGAAGGAAGCCCTGTTCTTGCTGCAGAAACCCCTGGGCCTGCCGTTGATTATGTACGCCCTTCCAGAGGCTTTTCTTACTTCCCTCCGCCTGGCCTTTTTTATGGGTATTTTTCTGGCAGCCCCCTTCATTTTCCAAGGCCTATGGGGAGCCTTCTCCCCCCTCTTTTCTTTCAATTCCCGAACTTATTCTTTGGCCATCGTACTGTCCGCCACGACCCTCTTTTTTTCCGGGGCATTTTTTTGCTATTTTTTTGTCTTGCCCGTAGGGATTAATTTCCTGGTAACCTATGGCAGCGAAAATCTCCAACCCATGATCGGGCTGTCTAAGTACATGACGTTTGCTATTGGCTTGATCTTAGCCTTTGGATTGGTCTTCGAGCTCCCCCTGATTATGCTCATCCTTGGGAAGGTGGGACTGATTAACTATCAGGTGCTGGCTAAAAATCGAAAGTACGCCTTGTTAATTAACTCCATTCTTTCAGCGATCCTGACTCCTACGCCGGATGCCTATAGCATGCTTCTGATGATGGCCCCCATTCAAATCCTTTATGAGCTATCCATCTGGCTGGTCAAGATTTTTGGAAAGAAAAAAGTCTTGGAACCCGAGGTTTCTTGA
- a CDS encoding tripartite tricarboxylate transporter TctB family protein, producing MSNIVSALVIIGISLFFYYLTTHFPIVKGYQQMGDAFWPQLVLLVLIGLSAILIFQFLLKGKKKGSIKKASPEETLDRPALLKTMGVMLLYVLCIPYLGFLVSTFLALILFSYLMGDRKKSRMVYFSLGMTIATYLVFGLLIYTAMPRGVWIFKSLSNLLY from the coding sequence ATGAGTAATATTGTCTCGGCCCTGGTCATCATTGGGATTTCGCTCTTCTTTTATTACCTCACGACCCATTTCCCCATCGTAAAGGGATATCAGCAGATGGGCGATGCTTTCTGGCCCCAGCTGGTCCTTCTGGTATTGATAGGGCTATCCGCCATTCTCATTTTCCAGTTTCTGTTAAAAGGGAAGAAAAAAGGATCGATTAAGAAGGCTTCCCCGGAGGAAACCTTAGACCGGCCAGCGCTGCTCAAGACCATGGGGGTCATGCTTTTGTATGTCCTCTGTATCCCCTACCTGGGATTTTTAGTGTCCACTTTCCTGGCTTTGATCCTCTTTTCCTACCTGATGGGGGACCGGAAAAAGTCGAGGATGGTGTATTTCTCCCTGGGTATGACCATTGCCACCTATCTGGTGTTTGGCCTTTTGATTTACACCGCCATGCCCCGCGGGGTTTGGATTTTCAAGAGTTTGAGCAATTTGCTCTATTGA
- a CDS encoding sugar kinase — protein sequence MMYDVVTFGEAMLRLSPPHFGRLEQTHSLDVEIGGSELNVAVGLSRLGMPAAWISKLPNNALGKMVRNRARELGVDTSQVTFSDKGRQGLYFVEYGAAPRASSVLYDRGNSAISLIQPGEVDWKRILSKAKLFHVSGITPALSASAAETTAVAMKAAKEAGCLVSYDLNYRKKLWSPAEAKSCQAPLMKLVDILTTTEEDTGVVFGIREDSYQKVAESLASAFGIKAVAITLREDLSVWKNNWTAIAYADGKIYSDRTYTVEIVDRVGAGDSFTAGFIYGYLTGNAEKGVKYGNALAALKHTMPGDFNWSTLDEVEAQIKGAGLRISR from the coding sequence ATGATGTACGACGTCGTCACTTTCGGCGAAGCCATGCTGCGCCTGTCGCCGCCGCACTTCGGGCGCCTGGAGCAAACCCATTCTTTGGATGTGGAGATCGGTGGTAGCGAGTTGAACGTGGCCGTGGGACTGTCCAGGCTGGGAATGCCGGCGGCCTGGATTTCCAAACTTCCCAACAATGCCTTGGGAAAGATGGTGCGCAACCGGGCTCGGGAGCTGGGAGTAGATACCTCCCAGGTGACCTTTAGCGATAAAGGTCGGCAGGGCCTCTATTTCGTGGAATACGGTGCGGCCCCACGGGCTAGCTCCGTACTTTACGACCGGGGAAATTCGGCTATCAGCCTGATCCAGCCCGGCGAGGTGGACTGGAAAAGAATTCTTTCCAAAGCCAAGCTCTTCCATGTCAGCGGCATCACGCCTGCACTTAGCGCATCCGCTGCCGAAACCACGGCGGTCGCCATGAAAGCGGCCAAGGAGGCGGGATGCCTGGTGAGTTATGACCTCAATTACCGCAAGAAACTCTGGTCGCCCGCTGAAGCCAAAAGTTGCCAGGCGCCTTTGATGAAGCTGGTGGACATCCTTACCACTACGGAAGAGGACACCGGGGTTGTTTTCGGAATCCGGGAGGATAGCTATCAGAAAGTTGCGGAAAGCCTGGCCAGTGCTTTTGGGATCAAGGCTGTCGCCATTACTCTCCGGGAAGATCTTTCGGTGTGGAAAAACAACTGGACGGCCATCGCCTACGCCGACGGAAAAATTTATTCGGACCGCACTTACACCGTTGAGATCGTAGACCGTGTCGGGGCTGGAGACTCCTTTACCGCCGGCTTCATCTATGGCTATCTCACAGGGAATGCGGAAAAAGGCGTTAAGTATGGTAACGCCCTGGCTGCCTTGAAACACACCATGCCAGGCGACTTCAATTGGTCCACCCTGGATGAAGTCGAAGCCCAGATCAAAGGAGCAGGGTTGAGAATATCCAGATAA